One window of Nymphaea colorata isolate Beijing-Zhang1983 chromosome 11, ASM883128v2, whole genome shotgun sequence genomic DNA carries:
- the LOC116263507 gene encoding adrenodoxin-like protein 2, mitochondrial isoform X3 translates to MDRFSNPTLSAAAPGGECLVGGLLSLPAYPGTAFRFRLSGLVSECATMLIRRLQRLGTRVVSELRRGQASSFPRRTYLLTHYKETPQTHCWEYVKRSFSTSTEDCNPGNQQEKKMISVTFVNKDGEEKEVKVPVGMSILEAAHANDIELEGACEGSLACSTCHVIVMDMEFYNKLDEPVDEENDMLDLAFGLTETSRLGCQIIAKPELDGIRLALPSATRNFAVDGYVPKPH, encoded by the exons ATGGATCGTTTCTCAAACCCGACCCTTTCTGCGGCTGCTCCTGGTGGCGAGTGCCTGGTAGGGGGCCTTCTCTCGCTCCCTGCGTATCCCGGCACCGCCTTTCGTTTCCGTCTTTCGG GTCTGGTAAGTGAGTGTGCAACTATGTTGATTCGTCGGCTTCAACGATTAGGAACACGAGTGGTCTCAGAGTTGAGACGAG GGCAAGCTTCATCTTTTCCTAGACGTACCTATCTGTTGACACACTATAAGGAAACACCGCAAACACATTGTTGGGAATATGTG AAACGCTCATTTTCAACATCCACTGAAGATTGTAATCCTGGCAAtcaacaggagaaaaaaat GATTTCAGTGACATTTGTAAACAAAGatggagaagagaaagaagtgaaGGTTCCTGTTGGAATGTCCATTTTGGAAGCTGCTCATGCTAATGACATAGAACTCGAAG GAGCATGTGAAGGCTCACTTGCCTGTTCTACGTGCCATGTGATCGTAATG GATATGGAGTTCTACAACAAATTAGATGAACCTGTTGACGAGGAAAATGACATGTTGGACCTGGCATTTGGCCTTACTGAGAc ATCAAGGCTTGGTTGTCAAATCATAGCAAAACCTGAACTGGATGGAATTCGCCTAGCATTACCATCGGCCACCAGAAACTTTGCTGTTGATGGATATGTGCCTAAACCACATTGA
- the LOC116263507 gene encoding adrenodoxin-like protein 2, mitochondrial isoform X1 — protein sequence MDRFSNPTLSAAAPGGECLVGGLLSLPAYPGTAFRFRLSGLVSECATMLIRRLQRLGTRVVSELRRGQASSFPRRTYLLTHYKETPQTHCWEYVVSYGLYLQKKRSFSTSTEDCNPGNQQEKKMISVTFVNKDGEEKEVKVPVGMSILEAAHANDIELEGACEGSLACSTCHVIVMDMEFYNKLDEPVDEENDMLDLAFGLTETSRLGCQIIAKPELDGIRLALPSATRNFAVDGYVPKPH from the exons ATGGATCGTTTCTCAAACCCGACCCTTTCTGCGGCTGCTCCTGGTGGCGAGTGCCTGGTAGGGGGCCTTCTCTCGCTCCCTGCGTATCCCGGCACCGCCTTTCGTTTCCGTCTTTCGG GTCTGGTAAGTGAGTGTGCAACTATGTTGATTCGTCGGCTTCAACGATTAGGAACACGAGTGGTCTCAGAGTTGAGACGAG GGCAAGCTTCATCTTTTCCTAGACGTACCTATCTGTTGACACACTATAAGGAAACACCGCAAACACATTGTTGGGAATATGTG GTGTCTTATGGATTGTATCTTCAAAAG AAACGCTCATTTTCAACATCCACTGAAGATTGTAATCCTGGCAAtcaacaggagaaaaaaat GATTTCAGTGACATTTGTAAACAAAGatggagaagagaaagaagtgaaGGTTCCTGTTGGAATGTCCATTTTGGAAGCTGCTCATGCTAATGACATAGAACTCGAAG GAGCATGTGAAGGCTCACTTGCCTGTTCTACGTGCCATGTGATCGTAATG GATATGGAGTTCTACAACAAATTAGATGAACCTGTTGACGAGGAAAATGACATGTTGGACCTGGCATTTGGCCTTACTGAGAc ATCAAGGCTTGGTTGTCAAATCATAGCAAAACCTGAACTGGATGGAATTCGCCTAGCATTACCATCGGCCACCAGAAACTTTGCTGTTGATGGATATGTGCCTAAACCACATTGA
- the LOC116265056 gene encoding uncharacterized protein LOC116265056 yields the protein MQSPASGSNSRTPSFFRSHAELGMGTSEANAGMLKVFLNDLNTACIRSRREDHVEVTLDIDADAEADADGRGIFVRSVGSVSEDGGGRLERIGSSNSLVSRGTSRFWRLSADLMPEIRRYAKSAHGRRRRDFRLHRVAVARSQCSLQCSIMQD from the exons ATGCAGTCGCCGGCGTCCGGAAGCAACTCAAGGACGCCGAGCTTTTTCCGGAGCCACGCGGAGCTCGGGATGGGGACCTCCGAGGCCAATGCCGGAATGCTAAAGGTGTTCCTGAACGATCTAAACACTGCCTGCATACGCTCCCGCCGCGAGGACCACGTGGAAGTGACGCTCGATATCGATGCGGACGCTGAGGCCGACGCAGATGGCCGCGGAATTTTCGTCCGCAGCGTCGGTTCAGTGTCGGAAGACGGCGGCGGGCGGCTCGAACGGATAGGGTCCTCGAACTCACTTGTAAGCCGGGGAACCTCCCGCTTCTGGCGGCTCTCTGCCGACCTGATGCCGGAGATCCGGCGGTATGCAAAGTCGGCACACGGTCGCCGTCGTCGAGATTTTCGGCTGCATCGCGTGGCGGTGGCAAGGAGTCAATGCTCGCTCCAATGTTCCATCATGCAAG ATTGA
- the LOC116263507 gene encoding adrenodoxin-like protein 2, mitochondrial isoform X2 — translation MDRFSNPTLSAAAPGGECLVGGLLSLPAYPGTAFRFRLSGLVSECATMLIRRLQRLGTRVVSELRRGQASSFPRRTYLLTHYKETPQTHCWEYVQKRSFSTSTEDCNPGNQQEKKMISVTFVNKDGEEKEVKVPVGMSILEAAHANDIELEGACEGSLACSTCHVIVMDMEFYNKLDEPVDEENDMLDLAFGLTETSRLGCQIIAKPELDGIRLALPSATRNFAVDGYVPKPH, via the exons ATGGATCGTTTCTCAAACCCGACCCTTTCTGCGGCTGCTCCTGGTGGCGAGTGCCTGGTAGGGGGCCTTCTCTCGCTCCCTGCGTATCCCGGCACCGCCTTTCGTTTCCGTCTTTCGG GTCTGGTAAGTGAGTGTGCAACTATGTTGATTCGTCGGCTTCAACGATTAGGAACACGAGTGGTCTCAGAGTTGAGACGAG GGCAAGCTTCATCTTTTCCTAGACGTACCTATCTGTTGACACACTATAAGGAAACACCGCAAACACATTGTTGGGAATATGTG CAGAAACGCTCATTTTCAACATCCACTGAAGATTGTAATCCTGGCAAtcaacaggagaaaaaaat GATTTCAGTGACATTTGTAAACAAAGatggagaagagaaagaagtgaaGGTTCCTGTTGGAATGTCCATTTTGGAAGCTGCTCATGCTAATGACATAGAACTCGAAG GAGCATGTGAAGGCTCACTTGCCTGTTCTACGTGCCATGTGATCGTAATG GATATGGAGTTCTACAACAAATTAGATGAACCTGTTGACGAGGAAAATGACATGTTGGACCTGGCATTTGGCCTTACTGAGAc ATCAAGGCTTGGTTGTCAAATCATAGCAAAACCTGAACTGGATGGAATTCGCCTAGCATTACCATCGGCCACCAGAAACTTTGCTGTTGATGGATATGTGCCTAAACCACATTGA
- the LOC116264524 gene encoding probable galacturonosyltransferase 10 — protein MMRRRQIRTARRKFSGGVCVFVGLVILMLIAIFSHSRQKHFESSFIQKYRRSNNLAVGYNVTEEMVGPFSVSRQLNDQIALAKALIAVAKEHNNLQFAWELSAQIRIFQLLLSNSATNQPPSAFHAEVETAIRDMSLLIHQAKQLHYDSATTIMKLKAQIQDYKEQISSLSDKNTKSGQQAAEAVPKGLYCLGVMLTMDWFRNSNLQRKNMEKRRIAEKLNDNNLYHFCIFSDNLLGTSVVINSTSINAHHPELLVFHVVTDQVNYAAMKAWFSLNSFRGVTVDVQKLEDLTWLNASYVPVLKQLQDSETQMYYFSGKANVKTQIKFQNPKYLSMLNHLRFYIPEFLPQLKKVVFLDDDVVVQKDLIPLFKIDLHGNVNGAVETCMETFHRFHTYLNFSHPLIKAHFDPDACGWAFGMNVFDLVEWRRRNVTGIYHYWQERNVDRTLWKLGTLPPGLLSFYGLTEVLSPEWHMLGLGYDESKDLKAFRDGAVVHYNGNRKPWMKIAIEKYKGLWEKYVDYSHPLLQQCNVH, from the exons ATGATGAGGCGACGGCAGATCCGGACGGCTCGCCGGAAGTTCTCCGGTGGGGTATGCGTTTTCGTAGGACTCGTTATTTTGATGTTGATCGCGATTTTCAGTCACAGTAGGCAGAAACATTTTGAGTCGTCATTTATTCAG AAATATCGAAGAAGCAATAATCTTGCAGTGGGATACAATGTTACAGAAGAAATGGTAGGACCCTTTTCAGTCTCTAGACAACTAAATGATCAAATTGCACTTGCAAAAGCTTTAATTGCAGTGGCCAAAGAACACAATAACCTCCAATTTGCTTGGGAACTCAGTGCTCAGATCCGGATATTTCAGCTGCTTCTTTCCAACTCAGCAACAAACCAACCTCCTTCTGCATTTCATGCAGAAGTGGAAACAGCTATTCGTGACATGTCTTTATTGATTCACCAAGCGAAACAGCTTCATTATGACAGTGCAACCACAATCATGAAATTGAAGGCCCAGATCCAAGATTACAAAGAACAAATAAGCTCCTTGTCTGACAAGAACACAAAGTCTGGTCAGCAAGCAGCAGAGGCAGTTCCAAAGGGACTGTACTGCCTGGGTGTCATGCTTACTATGGACTGGTTCAGGAACTCGAATTTACAGAGGAAGAACATGGAGAAAAGAAGAATTGCCGAGAAGCTCAATGACAACAATCTTTACCACTTCTGCATATTCTCTGATAATCTCTTGGGAACATCTGTTGTCATCAACTCCACTTCAATTAATGCCCATCATCCTGAACTGCTTGTGTTCCATGTTGTAACTGATCAAGTTAACTATGCTGCCATGAAGGCATGGTTTTCCCTGAACAGTTTCAGGGGAGTAACAGTTGATGTTCAGAAACTAGAAGATCTCACTTGGCTAAATGCATCCTATGTTCCTGTACTAAAACAGCTCCAGGACTCAGAAACCCAGATGTACTACTTTTCTGGCAAGGCAAATGTGAAAACTCAGATAAAATTCCAAAATCCGAAGTACTTGTCAATGCTCAACCACCTTCGCTTCTACATCCCTGAATTCTTGCCGCAGTTGAAGAAGGTTGTATTTCTTGATGATGACGTGGTAGTGCAGAAAGATCTGATCCCACTTTTCAAAATTGATCTCCATGGCAATGTGAATGGGGCTGTAGAGACTTGCATGGAAACGTTCCACAGGTTCCATACATACTTAAACTTCTCTCATCCATTAATCAAGGCACATTTTGATCCAGATGCCTGCGGGTGGGCATTTGGGATGAACGTGTTTGATCTGGTGGAGTGGAGGCGGCGAAATGTCACAGGGATCTACCACTATTGGCAAGAGCGAAATGTCGACCGGACCTTGTGGAAACTTGGTACATTACCACCAGGTTTATTGTCATTTTATGGGCTAACAGAGGTGTTGAGTCCAGAATGGCACATGCTAGGGCTGGGTTACGATGAGTCTAAAGATTTGAAGGCATTCAGAGATGGTGCAGTTGTTCACTACAATGGAAACAGGAAACCATGGATGAAGATTGCTATCGAAAAGTACAAGGGCCTTTGGGAAAAGTACGTGGACTATTCACATCCATTATTGCAGCAATGTAATGTGCATTAA